A stretch of the Sulfuritortus calidifontis genome encodes the following:
- a CDS encoding phosphate/phosphite/phosphonate ABC transporter substrate-binding protein yields MPARWWLVSGWLLVLAAALPAAAQPPQAKTLSIGLFPNLSARTLVTLYQPLREFLQADLGYAVELRTAGDFHSYIERLAEREFDLAVVAPHFARYAQQEVGYQPIARYQAPVEACIIVANSSTARTLQDLKDSRIAEPDKLALVTMLGVDLLEQAGLVEGGDFGHYEARSHNNVALAVINRQAPAGMIGCLPLAQLPDETRQQLRILAKSSAMPSQYFISHPGMGREEQARLVQALSRFSVSSAGQAFLKQSGLKGIEAANGGELKATDPYVKKLRKHLRDVRK; encoded by the coding sequence ATGCCGGCTAGGTGGTGGTTGGTTTCGGGCTGGCTGCTTGTGCTGGCGGCAGCCCTGCCGGCCGCGGCGCAGCCACCCCAGGCGAAGACCCTGAGCATCGGGCTGTTTCCGAATCTGAGCGCGCGCACCCTGGTCACCCTGTATCAGCCCTTGCGCGAGTTCCTCCAGGCCGACCTGGGCTATGCCGTGGAACTGAGGACGGCGGGTGATTTCCACAGTTATATCGAGCGCTTGGCCGAGCGGGAGTTCGATCTTGCCGTGGTGGCACCGCATTTCGCCCGCTATGCCCAACAGGAGGTCGGTTATCAGCCGATCGCCCGTTACCAGGCGCCGGTCGAGGCCTGCATTATCGTGGCCAATTCCTCGACCGCCAGAACCCTGCAGGACCTCAAGGACAGCCGGATCGCCGAGCCCGACAAATTGGCCCTGGTGACCATGCTCGGTGTCGACTTGCTGGAACAGGCCGGCCTGGTCGAAGGGGGCGATTTCGGCCATTACGAGGCCCGTTCGCACAACAATGTCGCGCTGGCCGTGATCAATCGCCAAGCCCCGGCCGGCATGATCGGCTGCCTGCCGCTGGCCCAGCTGCCGGACGAGACCCGCCAGCAATTGCGCATCCTGGCCAAGTCGTCGGCCATGCCCAGCCAGTATTTCATCAGCCACCCGGGCATGGGCCGTGAGGAGCAGGCGCGGTTGGTGCAGGCCCTGTCCCGCTTCTCGGTCAGCTCCGCCGGCCAGGCCTTCCTCAAGCAGTCGGGCCTCAAAGGCATCGAAGCGGCCAATGGAGGTGAACTCAAGGCCACCGACCCTTACGTCAAAAAGCTGCGCAAGCATCTTCGCGACGTGCGCAAGTAG
- the trxA gene encoding thioredoxin TrxA, which translates to MSEHIHYVTDDTFEQEVLQSPLPVLVDYWADWCGPCKMISPILDEVAKEYAGRVKVCKLNIDENQQTPPKYGIRGIPTLMVFKNGSVEATKVGALSKSQLTAFVDSNI; encoded by the coding sequence ATGAGCGAGCATATCCACTATGTAACCGACGACACCTTCGAGCAGGAGGTGCTGCAATCCCCGCTGCCCGTGCTGGTCGACTACTGGGCGGACTGGTGCGGCCCGTGTAAGATGATCTCCCCGATCCTGGACGAGGTGGCCAAGGAATATGCCGGCCGGGTCAAGGTCTGCAAGCTGAACATCGACGAGAACCAGCAGACCCCGCCGAAATACGGCATCCGCGGCATCCCCACCCTGATGGTGTTCAAGAACGGCAGCGTCGAGGCGACCAAGGTCGGTGCCCTGTCCAAGTCCCAGTTGACCGCCTTTGTTGACAGCAACATCTAA
- a CDS encoding ABC-F family ATPase, with amino-acid sequence MLTVSNLTMQFGAKPLFENVSVKFGEGNRYGLIGANGCGKSTFMKILAGVLEPTGGNVSIDPGERMAYLKQDQFAYEEMRVLDVVLMGHAELWQIQEEKNAIYMNPEATEADYLHAAELEAKFGELGGYDAEARAGELLLGVGIPTERHNGPMREVAPGWKLRVLLAQALFADPDILLLDEPTNNLDINTIRWLEHVLNARNSTMIIISHDRHFLNSVCTHMADLDYQTLRVYPGNYDDYMEASTLARERQIAANAKAKEKVAELEEFVRRFRANKSKARQATSRMKMIDKLKVEDVKPSSRQNPYIRFEQEKPLYRRVVEVQKLQAGYDAPLFKNLNFVVDAGDKVAIIGENGVGKTTLLRTLIGELPPQAGEIKWAENAKIGYFAQDHAADFAGDTPLFDWLKDYAQPGDDDQVIRGILGRLLFSGDDVRKPVRVISGGEQGRMLFGRLMLQRGNVLVLDEPTNHLDMESIESLNLGLEKFEGTVLFVSHDRQFVSSLANKIIELKIDGSHVVYDGNYEDYLASQGLE; translated from the coding sequence GTGCTCACCGTTTCCAATCTCACCATGCAGTTCGGGGCCAAGCCCCTGTTCGAAAACGTCTCCGTCAAGTTCGGCGAGGGCAACCGTTACGGCCTGATCGGCGCCAACGGTTGCGGCAAATCCACCTTCATGAAGATCCTGGCCGGCGTGCTGGAGCCGACCGGCGGCAATGTCAGCATCGACCCGGGCGAGCGCATGGCCTACCTCAAGCAGGACCAGTTCGCCTACGAGGAGATGCGCGTGCTCGACGTGGTGCTCATGGGCCATGCCGAGCTGTGGCAGATCCAGGAAGAGAAGAACGCCATCTACATGAACCCCGAGGCGACGGAGGCGGACTACCTGCACGCCGCCGAGCTGGAGGCCAAATTCGGCGAGCTGGGCGGCTACGACGCCGAGGCCCGGGCCGGCGAGCTGCTCTTGGGGGTGGGCATCCCGACCGAGCGGCACAACGGCCCCATGCGCGAGGTGGCGCCCGGCTGGAAGCTGCGCGTGCTGCTGGCCCAGGCCCTGTTCGCCGACCCGGACATCCTGCTGCTGGACGAGCCGACCAACAACCTCGACATCAACACCATCCGCTGGCTGGAGCATGTGCTGAACGCGCGCAACTCCACCATGATCATCATCTCGCACGACCGCCACTTCCTGAACTCGGTCTGCACCCACATGGCCGACCTCGACTATCAGACCCTGCGCGTCTATCCGGGCAACTACGACGACTACATGGAGGCCTCGACCCTGGCGCGCGAACGCCAGATCGCGGCCAACGCCAAGGCCAAGGAGAAGGTCGCCGAGCTGGAGGAGTTCGTCCGCCGTTTCCGCGCCAACAAGTCCAAGGCGCGTCAGGCCACCAGCCGGATGAAGATGATCGACAAGCTCAAGGTCGAGGACGTCAAGCCTTCCTCGCGGCAGAACCCCTACATCCGTTTCGAGCAGGAAAAGCCGCTCTACCGCCGGGTGGTGGAGGTGCAGAAGCTGCAGGCCGGCTACGATGCGCCGCTGTTCAAGAACCTCAACTTCGTGGTCGATGCCGGCGACAAGGTGGCCATCATCGGCGAGAACGGCGTGGGCAAGACCACCCTGCTGCGCACCCTGATCGGCGAGCTGCCGCCGCAGGCGGGCGAGATCAAGTGGGCGGAGAATGCCAAAATCGGCTATTTCGCCCAGGACCACGCCGCCGACTTCGCCGGCGACACCCCGCTGTTCGACTGGCTGAAGGACTACGCCCAGCCGGGCGACGACGACCAGGTCATCCGCGGTATCCTCGGCCGCCTGCTGTTCTCGGGCGACGACGTGAGAAAGCCGGTCCGGGTGATCTCCGGCGGCGAGCAGGGGCGCATGCTGTTCGGCCGGCTGATGCTGCAGCGCGGCAACGTGCTGGTGCTGGACGAGCCGACCAACCACCTCGACATGGAGTCGATCGAATCGCTCAACCTGGGCCTGGAGAAGTTCGAGGGCACGGTGCTGTTCGTCTCGCACGACCGCCAGTTCGTCAGCTCCCTGGCCAACAAGATCATCGAGCTCAAGATCGATGGCAGCCACGTGGTGTACGACGGCAACTACGAGGATTACCTGGCCAGCCAGGGGCTGGAATAA
- the rho gene encoding transcription termination factor Rho — translation MHLSELKQLHVSQLLEMAEACEIDNANRMRKQELIFALLKHKAKKGESIHGDGALEVLPDGYGFLRSPDTSYLASPDDIYVSPSQIRRFNLHTGDTIEGEIRTPKDGERYFALTKLDKVNGEPPEALKHKIMFENLTPLFPNVPFKLERDIKAEENMTGRIIDIISPIGKGSRGLIVAPPKSGKTVMMQHIAHAIVSNHPEVILIVLLIDERPEEVTEMQRTVRGEVVASTFDEPASRHVQVAEMVLEKAKRLVEAKKDVVILLDSITRLARAYNTVVPASGKVLTGGVDANALQKPKRFFGAARNIEEGGSLTILATALVDTGSRMDDVIYEEFKGTGNMEIHLDRRMAEKRVYPAINVNRSGTRKEELLLKPEILQKVWVLRKLLYPMDDLEAMEFLSDKIRATKSNADFFDSMRRG, via the coding sequence ATGCATCTTTCCGAACTCAAACAATTGCACGTCAGCCAACTCCTCGAAATGGCCGAGGCGTGCGAGATCGACAACGCCAACCGCATGCGCAAGCAGGAGCTGATCTTCGCCCTGCTCAAGCACAAGGCCAAGAAGGGCGAGAGCATCCACGGCGACGGCGCCCTGGAAGTGCTGCCCGACGGCTACGGCTTCCTGCGTTCGCCCGACACCTCGTATCTGGCCAGCCCGGACGACATCTACGTCTCGCCCAGCCAGATCCGCCGCTTCAACCTGCACACCGGCGACACCATCGAGGGCGAGATCCGCACCCCGAAGGACGGCGAGCGCTATTTCGCCCTGACCAAGCTGGACAAGGTGAACGGCGAGCCGCCCGAGGCGCTCAAGCACAAGATCATGTTCGAGAACCTCACGCCCTTGTTCCCGAACGTGCCGTTCAAGCTGGAGCGCGACATCAAGGCCGAGGAGAACATGACCGGCCGCATCATCGACATCATCTCCCCCATCGGCAAGGGCTCGCGCGGCCTGATCGTGGCCCCGCCGAAGTCGGGCAAGACGGTGATGATGCAGCACATCGCCCACGCCATCGTCAGCAACCACCCGGAGGTCATCCTGATCGTGCTCTTGATCGACGAGCGGCCGGAGGAAGTGACCGAGATGCAGCGCACCGTGCGCGGCGAGGTAGTCGCCTCCACCTTCGACGAGCCGGCCAGCCGTCACGTGCAGGTGGCCGAGATGGTGCTGGAAAAGGCCAAGCGCCTGGTCGAGGCCAAGAAGGACGTGGTCATTTTGCTCGACTCCATCACCCGCCTGGCCCGCGCCTACAACACCGTGGTGCCGGCCTCGGGCAAGGTGCTCACCGGCGGCGTCGACGCCAACGCCCTGCAAAAGCCCAAGCGCTTCTTCGGCGCCGCGCGCAACATCGAGGAAGGCGGCTCGCTCACCATCCTGGCCACCGCCCTGGTCGATACCGGCAGCCGCATGGACGACGTGATCTACGAGGAGTTCAAGGGCACCGGCAACATGGAGATCCACCTCGACCGGCGCATGGCGGAAAAGCGGGTCTACCCGGCGATCAACGTCAACCGCTCCGGCACCCGCAAGGAAGAACTGCTGCTCAAGCCGGAGATCCTGCAAAAGGTCTGGGTGCTGCGCAAGCTGCTGTATCCGATGGACGACCTGGAGGCGATGGAGTTCTTGTCCGACAAGATCCGGGCGACCAAGTCGAATGCGGACTTCTTCGACAGCATGCGCCGGGGCTGA
- a CDS encoding putative bifunctional diguanylate cyclase/phosphodiesterase → MRTVSLFHSLRVRLVAMTLLVQSLLLGFLVYSHIQDVELHLREQANLRLREVSALLNVALAGPLVQSDYAVAKDILDDTRRNSGLDYLLLLDGRGQRFAESGFSWGRRLPQLDSDIGQDGGDGIYDTAMPVTLAGQRLGILRFGVSTRFLHDAKDEAMVQSLAIAGLLILLSLLLLTAVMVWLTRQLHGLTGAAEAVAQGRFDVSLPVAGQDEVGRLVFAFNCMAKALNEREAELRESQNHLLFLAERDSLTGLYNRHYFRRELQRRLDIAARDRREGALLLFDLDEFKLINDSFGHQVGDLVLVKVASEIGQLVRRNETFCRLGGDEFVLITHSTTEAEVTALASRIVTALGNMRFEAGGQLLRLSCSLGVALFPTHASDPETLLAYADAAMYQAKQMGKNNWRMYRPERGSIEANLAVLTWRERISVALEAGLFSLLFQGIYAMPERRLVHLEALLRMRDERAGQLVLPNFFIPVAERSGQIVEIDRWVIRECIRQLQRNPAMPPIAINVSGRTFDDPDTPRYIAEQLKAHDVEPRRLMVELTETAALSDLIDAERFIRELRELGCRICLDDFGAGFASFAYLKHIVVDTIKIDGMFIRDLAHDEQSQVFVRAMLEMARGLGVSSVAECVEDEATLQVLQEFGVDMVQGYHLDRPQADHTALG, encoded by the coding sequence ATGCGCACGGTTTCCCTGTTTCACTCGCTCCGCGTCAGGCTGGTCGCCATGACCCTGCTGGTGCAATCGCTGCTGCTGGGTTTTCTCGTCTACAGCCACATCCAGGATGTCGAGCTGCATCTGCGCGAACAGGCCAACCTGCGCCTGCGCGAGGTTTCCGCCCTGCTCAACGTGGCCCTGGCCGGGCCCCTGGTCCAGAGCGATTACGCCGTAGCCAAGGATATCCTGGACGACACCCGACGCAACAGCGGCCTGGACTATCTGTTGCTGCTGGATGGCCGCGGGCAACGGTTTGCCGAATCGGGCTTCAGCTGGGGGCGGCGCCTGCCCCAGCTGGATTCCGATATCGGCCAGGATGGCGGCGACGGCATCTACGATACGGCCATGCCGGTCACCCTGGCTGGCCAGCGCCTGGGTATCCTGCGTTTTGGCGTCAGCACCCGATTTCTGCACGACGCCAAGGACGAGGCCATGGTGCAGAGCCTGGCCATTGCCGGTCTGTTGATATTGCTCTCCCTGCTGTTGCTGACGGCGGTCATGGTTTGGCTGACCCGGCAGTTGCATGGTCTGACCGGGGCGGCCGAGGCGGTGGCCCAGGGTCGATTCGACGTGAGCTTGCCTGTCGCCGGCCAGGACGAGGTGGGTCGCCTGGTGTTCGCCTTCAACTGTATGGCCAAGGCCTTGAACGAGCGCGAGGCGGAACTCCGGGAGTCCCAGAATCATTTGTTGTTCCTGGCCGAACGCGACAGCCTGACCGGCCTTTACAACCGACATTATTTCCGGCGCGAACTGCAACGCCGGCTCGACATCGCCGCCCGTGACCGGCGCGAGGGCGCCCTGCTGCTGTTCGATCTGGATGAGTTCAAGCTGATCAACGACAGCTTCGGTCATCAAGTGGGTGATCTGGTGCTGGTCAAGGTGGCCAGTGAGATCGGCCAGCTGGTGCGGCGCAACGAGACCTTCTGCCGGCTGGGTGGCGATGAGTTCGTGCTGATCACCCACTCGACGACCGAGGCCGAGGTGACGGCCCTGGCCTCGCGCATCGTCACCGCGCTGGGCAATATGCGCTTCGAGGCCGGCGGCCAGCTGCTGCGCCTGTCCTGCAGCCTGGGCGTGGCGCTATTCCCGACCCATGCCAGCGACCCCGAGACCCTGCTGGCCTATGCCGACGCCGCCATGTACCAGGCCAAGCAGATGGGCAAGAACAACTGGCGCATGTACCGGCCCGAGCGCGGCTCGATCGAGGCCAACCTGGCGGTACTGACCTGGCGGGAGCGGATCAGCGTGGCGCTGGAGGCCGGCCTGTTCAGCCTGCTGTTCCAGGGCATCTATGCCATGCCCGAGCGCCGCCTGGTCCATCTCGAGGCCTTGCTACGCATGCGGGACGAGCGGGCCGGCCAGCTGGTGCTGCCCAACTTCTTCATCCCCGTCGCCGAGCGCAGCGGCCAGATCGTGGAGATCGATCGCTGGGTCATCCGCGAGTGCATCCGCCAGTTGCAGCGCAATCCGGCGATGCCGCCGATTGCGATCAACGTCTCCGGCCGTACCTTCGACGATCCGGATACGCCGCGTTATATCGCCGAGCAATTGAAAGCGCACGATGTGGAGCCGAGGCGGCTCATGGTGGAGCTGACCGAGACCGCCGCCCTGTCCGACCTGATCGATGCCGAGCGTTTCATTCGCGAGTTGCGCGAACTCGGCTGCCGCATCTGCCTCGACGACTTCGGCGCCGGCTTCGCTTCCTTTGCCTATCTCAAGCACATCGTGGTCGACACCATCAAGATCGACGGCATGTTCATCCGCGACCTGGCACACGATGAGCAAAGCCAGGTGTTCGTGCGGGCGATGCTGGAGATGGCCCGCGGCCTCGGGGTCAGCTCGGTCGCCGAATGCGTGGAGGACGAGGCCACCCTGCAGGTCTTGCAGGAATTCGGCGTCGACATGGTCCAGGGCTACCATCTGGACCGGCCGCAGGCGGACCACACCGCCCTCGGGTAA
- the argA gene encoding amino-acid N-acetyltransferase: MIKPTQETETSFVDWFRSAAPYIHAFRGKTFVIAFGGDAMLRPDFVDLIHDVNLLNALGVRLVLVHGVRPQVEERLTGEAQYVQGRRVTDAETLEHVKDAVGSVRVDIESLLSIGLPNTPMAGAEIRVASGNFVTAKPLGVVEGVDLLFTGEVRKVAADAINARLAAGDIVLLSPLGYSPTGEVFNLTLEEVATAAAIQLKAEKLIFLLDHGDTVDAQGERISQITVAEAAKVLKKLPDGDMKLYLPHAVEACRSGVRRAHLVSADVDGALLMELFTHEGVGTLVTARPVETLRPATIADVGGVLQLIEPLEQAGVLVRRSRELLEQEIEQFFVDELDGRIVGCAALYPFAGERAGEMACLAVHPDFRDSGRGEALLKAVEEAARAAKLKRLFVLTTRTAHWFIERGFSPATPDDLPAARKELYNWQRRSKVFMKGL, encoded by the coding sequence ATGATCAAACCGACACAAGAAACCGAGACCTCCTTCGTCGACTGGTTCCGCTCCGCCGCGCCTTACATCCACGCCTTCCGCGGCAAGACCTTCGTCATCGCCTTCGGCGGCGACGCCATGCTGCGGCCCGATTTCGTCGACCTCATCCACGACGTCAACCTGCTCAACGCCCTGGGCGTGCGCCTGGTCCTGGTCCACGGCGTGCGGCCCCAGGTCGAGGAGCGACTGACCGGCGAGGCGCAATACGTGCAGGGCCGGCGGGTGACCGACGCCGAGACCCTGGAGCACGTCAAGGATGCCGTCGGCTCGGTCCGGGTCGACATCGAGAGCCTGCTCTCCATCGGCCTGCCCAACACGCCCATGGCCGGCGCCGAGATTCGCGTCGCCTCAGGCAACTTCGTCACGGCCAAGCCGCTCGGCGTGGTCGAGGGGGTGGACCTCCTGTTCACCGGTGAGGTGCGCAAGGTGGCGGCCGACGCCATCAACGCCCGGCTCGCTGCCGGCGATATCGTGCTGCTGTCGCCGCTGGGCTACTCGCCGACCGGCGAGGTGTTCAACCTGACCCTGGAAGAGGTGGCCACCGCCGCTGCCATCCAGCTCAAGGCGGAGAAGCTGATCTTCCTGCTCGACCACGGCGACACGGTCGACGCCCAGGGCGAACGGATCAGCCAGATCACCGTGGCCGAGGCGGCGAAGGTGCTGAAGAAGCTGCCGGACGGCGACATGAAACTCTATCTGCCGCATGCGGTCGAGGCCTGCCGCTCGGGGGTGCGCCGCGCCCACCTGGTCAGCGCCGATGTCGATGGCGCCCTGCTCATGGAACTGTTCACCCACGAGGGCGTCGGCACCCTGGTCACGGCGCGGCCGGTCGAGACCTTGCGGCCGGCGACCATCGCCGATGTCGGCGGCGTGCTGCAGTTGATCGAGCCCTTGGAGCAGGCAGGGGTGCTGGTCCGCCGCTCGCGCGAGCTCTTGGAGCAGGAGATCGAGCAATTCTTCGTCGACGAACTGGACGGTCGCATCGTCGGCTGCGCCGCGCTCTATCCCTTCGCCGGCGAGCGGGCGGGCGAGATGGCCTGCCTGGCGGTGCATCCGGATTTTCGCGACAGCGGCCGGGGCGAGGCCCTGCTCAAGGCGGTGGAGGAAGCGGCCCGGGCGGCCAAGCTCAAGCGCCTGTTCGTGCTCACTACGCGCACGGCCCACTGGTTCATCGAGCGCGGCTTCTCGCCGGCCACGCCGGACGACCTGCCGGCGGCGCGCAAGGAGCTGTATAACTGGCAGCGTCGGTCCAAGGTCTTCATGAAAGGGCTGTGA